The nucleotide sequence TCCATTATGAAGGGAATTTTCCAAATCCAGCATTCGAAGATTCGATTTCAGATGTAAAAAGCTGCATGTATGCGCCACCAGAAGAGATCATTGACTACCTTGAAAATAAAGCGGAAAAACCGTTCATCCTATGCGAGTATATGCATGACATGGGGAATTCGTTAGGTGGAATGGATTCTTACATGACGTTGCTTGATCGTTATGAAATGTACCAAGGAGGCTATATATGGGATTTTAAAGATCAGGCAATCCAAGTGACTGATCCAATCACAGGCAGAGAAGTGATGCGCTATGGCGGTGACTTTGACGATAAACCAAGTGACTATGAATTCTCAGGGAATGGGATCGTTTTTGCAGATGGACAAGAAAAACCCGCCATGCAGGAGGTAAGATATTATTATGAAAAATACAGTAAATAAAAGTCATATGGATACGGAAAAAGTTGCAATCGTCTTCGGCGACTGTACATTAGGTGTCAAATCGGGGAATACGCATTATATTTTTTCTTATACAAGAGGCGGACTGGAATCGCTCAATAAAAACGGAAAAGAATGGCTATACCGGGAAACACTTCCAGTTTTTTGGCGAGCAACGACCGATAATGACAGAGGTAGCGGATTTGGATTTAAATCCGGTATGTGGTTAGGAGCCGGATTGTATCCAAAAGTCAAAGAAATAGAAGTACTGGTGGACAATAAAAAGATCGATTTGCCGATTGCTCCAGTAAATAATCAATATTCAAGTAATGAATACGCTGAAACGGTTGAAATTATTTTTACACTGGAAATCAACACAGTACCAAAAACCCAAGTGACAATTTCCTACCAAATCGCTGGAGAGGGTAAAATGCTTGTCAATATGCATTATTATGGACAAAAAGGATTACCGGAATTACCCGCATTGGGTTTAAGGTTCATTATGCCAACGAAAGCAAAATTTTTTGAGTATGAAGGCCTATCAGGGGAAACATATCCGGATCGGATGGCTGGTGGTGTCGAAGGTATTTATAAAGTGGCAGGACTCCCCGTTTCCCCATACCTTGTTCCCCAAGAATGCGGCATGCATATGGAAACGAAATGGGTAGAACTAACAAGAAATCAAACGTTGGATAATACGGATAAAGATCAAGAAGATTTTTCGTTGCGATTTGAACAGCAGGATACGCCATTTGCTTTTTCCGCTTTACCATTCAAAGCAGAAGAACTGGAACAGGCAACACATATAGAAGAACTACCGCCAGAAAGACGAACGGTTCTTACGATTTTTGCAAAAGTAAGAGGAGTCGGGGGTATCAATAGCTGGGGAGCGGATGTTGAGTCACCTTACCGAATCAGCAGCGAAGAGGACCATGAAATCGGCTTTATTATTCAGTAGCAATCTTTAGATTATTATTTGAAAAACGGAGTTTACAAGACAAAGCTGCTTTATTCTATATGTCATGAACAAGAGAGTAAAAAAGTTCTCAGATACTTTTGTTCATGACTATTTTCTTCAATAAAACCAATTGTTATTTTTCTGAAAAACAAAGTTAATTATCAGAAAATTAAAAAAGTTTCATAAAAATGATTGACAGTCGATTTTTTTATGTCTATACTAGGTACAATTCTTACATCAGTTTGGAGCGATTTTTTATGAAATCTAGAAAACTTACAAAACTGAATACGTATTACTTTAGCTATTTTAGATAGGTTTGTATTCATGACTTCGTGGGTACAAACAAACCAGGTTTGTATCTATGATGGCTAAAGATTTTTAAACACGACTTACAGCCACGTAGAGAAATTCATCTATAGTGGCTATTTTATATTTTTGCAGCGCTTTTTAAGGCTCGTTGAAGATGTTCACTGTAGAGGCAATTTCCTACAGGGACATCTTTTTTTGTTGATTATCTGGGTCATAAGTAGGAAAGAAGGAGCGAAAATGAGAACAACAGGACACGGTCATTTAGTAGGAATTAATGTAAAACCACCTTGAAAAAGTAGAGAAAATCAGCCAAGATAGATAAGTAAACAAAAGAAAGCGGGAAAAACAATGATAGTAATTATGAAAAAAGAAGCAACGGAAGAACAAATAAAAAAAGTCGTCGATCATATCGAAAAAGAAGGATTCAAAGTCTCAATCGATCAAGGAACAGAACGAGTAGTGATTGGACTAAAAGGTGATACGCGAAGTTTACAAGAAGGAGCATTTACACGCTATGAAGGAGTAGAAAATGCTGTGCGTATTTTAAACACATACAAATTGACTTCTCGAGAATTCCATCCTGGCAATACAGTCGTGGATGTAGACGGAGTAAAAATTGGTGACGGCAGTTTCGTGACGATGGCTGGTCCTTGTTCTATCGAAGGATTAGACCAAATCAGAGAATGTGCGCGAATGGCCAAAGCCGGGGGCGCAAAAATTCTGCGAGGTGGTGCCTTCAAACCACGTACTTCTCCGTATGCTTTCCAAGGTTTAGAAGAAGAAGGATTGAAATACATCCGTCAAGCGGCTGATGAATTTGGAATGAAAGTGATTACTGAAGTGATGGATGAAGGGCATATCGACATGGTGGCTGAGTACAGCGATATCCTACAGATTGGCGCACGTAATATGCAAAATTTTAAACTGCTATCTGCTGTCGGTAAAACAGGTAAACCTGTTGGATTGAAACGTGGAATTTCCGGTACGATCAATGAATGGCTTAATGCTGCAGAATACATTGCAGTCGAAGACAAATCTCCTGTCATTTTTATCGAACGTGGGATTCGGACTTACGAAACAGCGACACGTAATACGTTTGATTTAAGTGCTGTCCCATTGATGAAAAAATTAACTCATTTCCCTGTGATTGTTGATCCAAGTCATGGTACAGGAATTTGGGAACTTGTACCACCAATGGCTCGTGCGGGTGTGGCAAGCGGAGCAGATGGCATGATCGTAGAGATCCATCCTGATCCTGCAAATGCTTGGTCAGACGGTCCCCAATCGTTGAATGAAAAGACTTACTCACGCATGATGAAAGAAGTTGCGATCATGAAAGAAGCAATGGAAAAGATTCAGACACTCGATTAATTCCAGCTTTTTAAAAGAAAGAAGTGAAATGAATGCTTACTGTACATGTTGATAACCAAAAATACGATATTCATATTGAAAAAGGCGCACTAGAACAGGCTGGATCATGGCTTCAAACGATTTGGAGACCTCAAAAAGTAGCTGTGATCACTGATACAAACGTTGCTCCACTATATGCAGAAAAAATCATGTTCCAATTGAGACAAGCTAATTTTGAACCAGTCCTTTCAATCGTACCGGCGGGTGAGACCAGTAAATCTTTAGAACAAGCAGCTGAGTTATACGATTTTTTAGCAGATAATGATTTTACCCGCAGCGATGGGATACTTGCACTTGGTGGAGGAATGGTGGGTGATCTAGCCGCATTCGTGGCCTCGACGTTCATGCGTGGGATCCATTTCGTTCAAATTCCGACTACGCTACTTGCACAAGTAGATTCTAGTATTGGCGGGAAGACAGCAGTCAATACAAACAAAGCGAAAAACCTTGTCGGAACATTTAGCCAGCCAGCTGGTGTATTGATTGATCCTGAGGTTCTAAAAACTTTGCCGGTACGTCGTTTACGAGAAGGAATCGCTGAAATCATCAAATCAGCAGCTATAGCAGATGCAACGCTTTGGAAACAGCTGAACGAGCTGAAAGACGAAAAAAATCTTCTGGAACATGCTGTTCCAATCATTACTGCTACGTTGGAAATCAAACGAAAAGTAGTGGAAGAAGATGTCTTTGACCAAGGAAATCGACTTATTTTAAATTTTGGTCATACAATTGGCCATGCAATTGAAAATACAGCAGGATATGGGGTAGTCAGTCATGGAGAAGGAGTAGCTATTGGAATGGTAGCCATCACTTCTCATGCAGAAAAAATCGGCTTGTCTCCAACTGGATCGACAGCTGCTTTAGAAAGGATACTTCAAAAATTCCATCTGCCGATTACGTATGATCTAAGTCATCCAGATGAATTATTCCACGCGATAACCCATGATAAGAAAGCAAGAGGAAGCCAATTGAATATCATCTTGCTAGAAAAGATTGGGCAAGCAAAAATCGTTCCTGTTCCCACAGAGACATTCAAAGATTACTTAGGAGGACTGTAAGATGCGTTATATGACTGCGGGAGAATCCCATGGACCAGAATTAACAGCGATTATTGAAGGACTACCAGCAGGATTACCTCTGTCAGAAGAAGAAATCAATCACGAACTCGCTCGCAGACAAGCTGGTTACGGCAGAGGAGGAAGGATGAAGATCGAAAAAGATCGTGTTCGGATCACGTCTGGCATCCGTCACGGCAAAACAATTGGTTCACCTGTCACTTTAGTGGTAGAAAATAAAGATTGGAAAAATTGGACAACTGTCATGTCTGTAGCAGAAGTGCCTGAAAAAGACCAATCACTGCGGCGAGTTGCACGTCCGCGTCCAGGACACGCGGATTTGGTAGGCGGTATGAAATACCATCATCGAGATCTTCGGAATGTGCTTGAACGGTCCTCTGCAAGAGAGACGACCATGCGTGTAGCAATCGGCGCAATTGCCAAGAAAATTCTGGAAGAACTTGACATCATCGTAGCAGGACACGTGATTTGTCTTGGTGGAATCCAAGCAGAAATACCTGGAAATATCTCGATTCAAGAAATCAAAGAAATTTCTGAAGCGTCAGAAGTACGAGTTGTTGATCCAGCAGTTGAGCAAAGAATAAAAGATTTGATCGATCAGACAAAGAAAAATGGAGATACGATCGGAGGAATTGTAGAAGTGCTCGTTGGAGGTGTTCCAGCTGGATTAGGAAGCTACGTACAATGGGACACGAAGCTAGATGCCAAAATCGCACAAGCTGTGGTTAGTATCAATGCTTTTAAAGGCGTAGAATTTGGGGTCGGATTCACTTCTGGTTCATTACCAGGCTCAGAAGTGATGGATGAGATCCTATGGGAAGAAGAAAGAGGCTATTTCCGACGTACCAATAATCTAGGCGGCTTCGAAGGCGGAATGACCAATGGCGAACCACTTGTCATTCGCGGGGTCATGAAACCCATCCCTACATTGTACAAGCCACTTCAAAGTGTTGATATCGATACAAAAGAACCTTACAAAGCAAGTGTAGAACGTTCGGATAGTACAGCAGTTCCTGCAGCTAGCGTCGTTGCGGAAAATGTTGTAGCCACTGTGGTAGCGACAGAGCTATTGTCAAAATTCCCAAGTGATTCGCTTGTTGAGTTGAAAGTTGCAGTGAAGGAGTACCGTGACTACTTGAAACATTATTAAAAAGGGGGCAAATAAGATGGCACAACATGTTTTTATCGTGGGGCTTGGACTGATTGGTGCTTCTATGGCACTTTGTATTCGTCAGACCAATCCAGAACTGATAGTAGTTGGTTGGGATAGTCAGTCAAAAACCCGTGAGCAAGCAATAGAACAGCAGATCGTTGATTACGTTGCAAATGATTTTGAAACAGGTGCAGAACAAGCAGACGTTATCTTATTAGCCGTTCCCGTCCGTACAACCTTAGCTTATCTTGCTGTCCTTGAAAGAATCAACTTGTCTGATCACGTCATCATTACGGATGTCAGCAGTACGAAGCAGCAAGTCGTGACATCCGCTGAGCAGAAAAATCTTCGGTTTGTCGGTGGACATCCAATGGCTGGCTCTCATAAATCAGGTATACAGGCAGCAGATGCTAAACTATTTGAAAATGCCTATTACATCTTTACACCTTTGGAAAAGACGAAAAAAGATGTTGAAAAACTGCAAGAACTATTTTGCGGAACCAAAGCAAAATACGTAACTCTTACAGCAAGAGAACATGACCGTATAACAGGAATGCTAAGTCATTTTCCACATATTCTGGCAGCTGGCTTAGTCAATCAGGCAGAACAATTCAATCAAGAGTATCCGCGAGCCAAACAACTGGCAGCAGGAGGCTTTCGAGATATCACTAGGATCGCTTCCTCGGATCCTGTTATGTGGACAGATATTTTGTTGAGCAATAAGCAGATATTATTGGAACGATTGGCGGATTGGCAGCAAGAAATGGCACAAATAGCAGAATGGATCATGACTGAGAACCAATCGGAAATCTTTTCTTTTTTCAATCGGGCAAAAGAAAGTCGAGACCAGTTGCCTATCCATAAGCAAGGCGCGATTCCTGCCTTCTTTGATTTATTTATCGATGTGCCAGATGAACCTGGCGTTATTGCAGAAGTAACTGGACTGATCGGAAAAGCGGGAGTTTCTTTGATTAATTTGAAGATCCAAGAGACCAGGGAAGATATTTTAGGAATACTGCAAATCAGTTTTAAAAACCAACAGGATTTGTTACAAGCAAAAAGAATCATTATGTCTAATACCAGTTATCATTGCTGGATCAAATAGGAGGCTGGATAAATGCAATTATTACAACAAATACATGGATTAAGAGGAACTGTTAGGATACCAGCAGACAAATCAATTTCTCATCGCAGCATCATGTTTGGGGCAATTGCGGAAGGAACGACGACTATACAAAATTTTTTGCGCGCAGAAGATTGTCTGAGTACTTTACATGCCTTCCAGCAATTAGGCGTTGAAATCGAAGAAGAGGAAGAGATGATCAAGATTCATGGTCGCGGTAGCCACTCATTTGTCCAACCAACCGAATCAATCGACATGGGAAACTCCGGTACGACCATACGTTTATTGATGGGTATTTTGGCTGGACAGCCTTTTATGACTACTCTGTTCGGGGATGCTTCGTTGTCTAAACGTCCAATGGGGCGAGTGATGGAACCTTTACGCGAGATGGGCGCTGACTTGCAAGGAAAAGAGAATGAGCAGTATCTACCAATCACTGTGACAGGAACCAACTCTTTATCACCTATCCGATACAATATGCCTGTAGCCAGTGCGCAAGTCAAATCTGCTTTGCTGTTTGCGGCATTAAAAGCAGAAGGCACATCCGTAATCGTTGAAAAAGAACGTTCCCGTAACCATACGGAAGAAATGATTCGTCAATTTGGCGGAAGGATCTCAGTAGAAGGTAAAACAATCACGGTAACAGGACCACAAAAATTAACTGGTCAACAGATAACTGTTCCAGGCGATATTTCATCGGCTGCTTTCTTTCTAGCAGCAGGGCTTCTTGTTCCGGAAAGCCAACTGTTATTAAAAAATGTCGGGGTCAATCCAACAAGAACCGGTATCTTAGATGTGCTGGAGGAGATGGGCGCAGCGATTACCCAGACGAATCACAATGAACAGAACCAATCGGCTGATTTAAGTGTCAAGACGAGTCATTTGAAGAAAGCAACGATTGGTGGAGAAATCATTCCACGTCTGATTGATGAATTGCCCATTCTAGCTTTAGTGGCTACTCAAGCAGAAGGAATCACGATCATCAAAGACGCAGAAGAATTAAAAGTAAAAGAAACCAACAGAATTGATGCGGTGGCAGAAGAATTACAGAAAATGGGAGCAAAGATAAAAGCGACAGCAGACGGTCTGATCATCCATGGGCCGACACCTCTGCATGGCGCAAAAGTGTCCAGCAGAGGCGATCATCGAATCGGTATGATGCTGCAAGTAGCTGCTTTGATAGCTGATGGACCTTGCGAACTAGAAGGAGCTGAAGCTGTTTCAATCTCTTATCCGGCATTTTTTGACGATTTAGCAGAACTTGTGTCAGGAGGAGAAGCTCATGGCTAGCATTTTGCTGATTGGTTTCATGGGCGCTGGAAAAACAACAATCGGTAAAGGGTTAGCTCAACGTTTACAAAAAGAGTATGTAGATTTAGATACAAAGATTGAGGAACATATCCAATTGTCGATTGCCGAATATTTTCACTATTACGGTGAAAAAAGCTTTCGAAAAGTGGAGTCAGATATTTTAAGAAAGCTGTCAAATGAAGATAAAATTATCGCGACTGGTGGAGGGATTGTCCAAAGTGCAGAAAATCGGCGTTTTTTAAAAACACAGCCGATTGTTCTTTACTTAGAGGCAGAAGCGGACTGTCTAGTTGATCGTATCCAACAAGATGAAACGTCTATTCGACCTTTAGCTCTTGGAAAAACAAGAGAAGAAATAAAAGCATTATTGGCACAACGACTTTCTTGGTATGAAGAAAGTGCGACACATCGAATCAACACGACCAATCAAACACCAGAAAAGATCATCGATACCATTATAGAAAGGATCAAAAGCATATGAACGTCAGCTATCTAGGGCCAGAAAGTTCATTCACTTATCAGGCGGCTTGTCAGCTATTTCCTACAGAACAATTGACTGCGTATGCTTCCATCCCTGCTTGTTTGCGCGCTTTGTTTCGCAAACAAGTCGATCTGGCTGTCGTTCCTGTAGAGAATTCATTGGAAGGATCTGTTCATCACACAATCGATCTTCTTTCCAAACATCCAGAAGTCGAAGTTAAAAGTGAAATCGTTCTTCCTATCAAGCAGCAGCTTTTAGGCAATCCAGCAACAAAGATTACAAAAATCCTTTCACATCCACAAGCACTAGCACAATCACAACAGTTTTTAGAAACGCATTATCCTAATGTTCCTTTAGTAGCAACAGAATCAACAACTGCTGCAGCAATGTATGTAGCAGAACATCCGAAAGAAGACGCAGCAGCGATTGCTTCATTAGAAACAGCACAGCATGTTGGATTGGAGATCTTAGCTGAGAATATCCAAGATAATGAGTTGAATCAGACACGTTTTTGGATCATAGGTGATCGAAAGATGACCAGCCAGCAGCCAGCTCCAGTAAAAATGAGTGTCATCTTGACACTACCTGCTAATCGGCCAGGGATGCTTCATAAAATGCTGGCAGCTTTCGGATGGCGGGAGATCAACTTAAGTAAGATTGAATCCCGACCATTGAAAACCAGTTTGGGAGAATATTTTTTCGTGATCGATTTGTTGTTGGACCGCCCAATGACATTAGTAGAGAATGCGCTCCAAGAAATCAAGATGCTCGGAGGAGAAAGTCAAATATTGGGCTGTTATCCAGTGCTGACAGTAGAAGAGACGCGTAGATGAAAGTCAAGAATACTGATTGATTTATTTAACTTAAAATAAAAAAATCAGTGCTTGGCTATTCTTTATTTTTGATATTCTGATTGATTTTTAGGAAGAAGCGGTAGACAAATCGTTACAGTCGTTCCTGTCCCAATCACTGATTGGATCGTTAAGCCATATGCATCGCCATACATTAGGCGTATCCGCTCATCTACATGGCTGATGCCGATTCCTGAAAAATGATCATTTTTTTGTTTGGTATTTTCAGTATCGAAGCCATCGCCGTTATCAATCACTTCGAATAAAAGAAGCTGATTTTTTGTTTTGCCGTACACCGTGATGAATCCTTGCGTTTTATTGTGAAAAGCATGAAGATAGGCGTTTTCGATAATTGGTTGAAGGATCATATTCGGCATAGATAATGACTGCAGTTCATCAGGAATCATTATTTTAGCCGAGATTCTTTCGCCATATCGCATACTCAAAAGATCGATGTAACTTTGTACGCTTTTGATTTCTTCCTTGACTGGAATCACTTCTTCTTTTTTCCCAATCGTACTTCTTAGTAAAGTAATGAAACTGTCGATTCCTTGAACTGCTTCATCTGTTTTTTTCTGCCAAATCAAAAATTTCAAGCTAGTCAGCGTATTATAAATAAAATGGGGCTGTATCTGTGCTTGCATAGTTTGGATTTCAAGCGAACGTTTCTTCTTTTCGTCTTGGATCGTCTGTTCATAATGATGCTGAGCATTACTTAGCAATTGATTGATCGTATTCCCTAGCAATTGGACTTCATGGCTTCCTTGTACAGGAACAGTAGCTTTTAAGCCATCTTCCTCTAGCCGTTTTAGCGAATCAATCAAGCGGTAGATCGATTTTGTGTGTCGATCCAAATACATAAATACCAATGAGCCAGCAAAAGCAAGTGTCACGATATTATACAAAATAATCGGAAAAATCACGCCCATTTGGTTAGATAAAGAATGAAGATCGACTTGACTGAGTAATGTACAATCCTGGCGGTACAGAGGAAGACGGGTCAACTGCTGTCCATTTGAAATCGTTGTTTCACCTACTGTTAGTTTTTTGAAAATCATTGATCGGCTCCCAATTGTATTTTCTTCATTTGATGCGATGATCGTCTGTTCTTCGTTCATGAAGGAGATCTTCGATATCTCAGGATTTACTACAGATTGAAAAAGATTCGCTAGTTGCTTGGATGAGATCGATAAAACAGCATATCCGTAAACGTGATTCAATGTATTTTTCAGTTTTTTGACAAAGAAGACGCTGGGTGCTTTCTTATCGCGAA is from Enterococcus faecium and encodes:
- a CDS encoding beta-galactosidase small subunit: MKNTVNKSHMDTEKVAIVFGDCTLGVKSGNTHYIFSYTRGGLESLNKNGKEWLYRETLPVFWRATTDNDRGSGFGFKSGMWLGAGLYPKVKEIEVLVDNKKIDLPIAPVNNQYSSNEYAETVEIIFTLEINTVPKTQVTISYQIAGEGKMLVNMHYYGQKGLPELPALGLRFIMPTKAKFFEYEGLSGETYPDRMAGGVEGIYKVAGLPVSPYLVPQECGMHMETKWVELTRNQTLDNTDKDQEDFSLRFEQQDTPFAFSALPFKAEELEQATHIEELPPERRTVLTIFAKVRGVGGINSWGADVESPYRISSEEDHEIGFIIQ
- the aroF gene encoding 3-deoxy-7-phosphoheptulonate synthase; translated protein: MIVIMKKEATEEQIKKVVDHIEKEGFKVSIDQGTERVVIGLKGDTRSLQEGAFTRYEGVENAVRILNTYKLTSREFHPGNTVVDVDGVKIGDGSFVTMAGPCSIEGLDQIRECARMAKAGGAKILRGGAFKPRTSPYAFQGLEEEGLKYIRQAADEFGMKVITEVMDEGHIDMVAEYSDILQIGARNMQNFKLLSAVGKTGKPVGLKRGISGTINEWLNAAEYIAVEDKSPVIFIERGIRTYETATRNTFDLSAVPLMKKLTHFPVIVDPSHGTGIWELVPPMARAGVASGADGMIVEIHPDPANAWSDGPQSLNEKTYSRMMKEVAIMKEAMEKIQTLD
- the aroB gene encoding 3-dehydroquinate synthase; translation: MLTVHVDNQKYDIHIEKGALEQAGSWLQTIWRPQKVAVITDTNVAPLYAEKIMFQLRQANFEPVLSIVPAGETSKSLEQAAELYDFLADNDFTRSDGILALGGGMVGDLAAFVASTFMRGIHFVQIPTTLLAQVDSSIGGKTAVNTNKAKNLVGTFSQPAGVLIDPEVLKTLPVRRLREGIAEIIKSAAIADATLWKQLNELKDEKNLLEHAVPIITATLEIKRKVVEEDVFDQGNRLILNFGHTIGHAIENTAGYGVVSHGEGVAIGMVAITSHAEKIGLSPTGSTAALERILQKFHLPITYDLSHPDELFHAITHDKKARGSQLNIILLEKIGQAKIVPVPTETFKDYLGGL
- the aroC gene encoding chorismate synthase, with product MRYMTAGESHGPELTAIIEGLPAGLPLSEEEINHELARRQAGYGRGGRMKIEKDRVRITSGIRHGKTIGSPVTLVVENKDWKNWTTVMSVAEVPEKDQSLRRVARPRPGHADLVGGMKYHHRDLRNVLERSSARETTMRVAIGAIAKKILEELDIIVAGHVICLGGIQAEIPGNISIQEIKEISEASEVRVVDPAVEQRIKDLIDQTKKNGDTIGGIVEVLVGGVPAGLGSYVQWDTKLDAKIAQAVVSINAFKGVEFGVGFTSGSLPGSEVMDEILWEEERGYFRRTNNLGGFEGGMTNGEPLVIRGVMKPIPTLYKPLQSVDIDTKEPYKASVERSDSTAVPAASVVAENVVATVVATELLSKFPSDSLVELKVAVKEYRDYLKHY
- a CDS encoding prephenate dehydrogenase, coding for MAQHVFIVGLGLIGASMALCIRQTNPELIVVGWDSQSKTREQAIEQQIVDYVANDFETGAEQADVILLAVPVRTTLAYLAVLERINLSDHVIITDVSSTKQQVVTSAEQKNLRFVGGHPMAGSHKSGIQAADAKLFENAYYIFTPLEKTKKDVEKLQELFCGTKAKYVTLTAREHDRITGMLSHFPHILAAGLVNQAEQFNQEYPRAKQLAAGGFRDITRIASSDPVMWTDILLSNKQILLERLADWQQEMAQIAEWIMTENQSEIFSFFNRAKESRDQLPIHKQGAIPAFFDLFIDVPDEPGVIAEVTGLIGKAGVSLINLKIQETREDILGILQISFKNQQDLLQAKRIIMSNTSYHCWIK
- the aroA gene encoding 3-phosphoshikimate 1-carboxyvinyltransferase, with amino-acid sequence MQLLQQIHGLRGTVRIPADKSISHRSIMFGAIAEGTTTIQNFLRAEDCLSTLHAFQQLGVEIEEEEEMIKIHGRGSHSFVQPTESIDMGNSGTTIRLLMGILAGQPFMTTLFGDASLSKRPMGRVMEPLREMGADLQGKENEQYLPITVTGTNSLSPIRYNMPVASAQVKSALLFAALKAEGTSVIVEKERSRNHTEEMIRQFGGRISVEGKTITVTGPQKLTGQQITVPGDISSAAFFLAAGLLVPESQLLLKNVGVNPTRTGILDVLEEMGAAITQTNHNEQNQSADLSVKTSHLKKATIGGEIIPRLIDELPILALVATQAEGITIIKDAEELKVKETNRIDAVAEELQKMGAKIKATADGLIIHGPTPLHGAKVSSRGDHRIGMMLQVAALIADGPCELEGAEAVSISYPAFFDDLAELVSGGEAHG
- a CDS encoding shikimate kinase, encoding MASILLIGFMGAGKTTIGKGLAQRLQKEYVDLDTKIEEHIQLSIAEYFHYYGEKSFRKVESDILRKLSNEDKIIATGGGIVQSAENRRFLKTQPIVLYLEAEADCLVDRIQQDETSIRPLALGKTREEIKALLAQRLSWYEESATHRINTTNQTPEKIIDTIIERIKSI
- the pheA gene encoding prephenate dehydratase, with product MNVSYLGPESSFTYQAACQLFPTEQLTAYASIPACLRALFRKQVDLAVVPVENSLEGSVHHTIDLLSKHPEVEVKSEIVLPIKQQLLGNPATKITKILSHPQALAQSQQFLETHYPNVPLVATESTTAAAMYVAEHPKEDAAAIASLETAQHVGLEILAENIQDNELNQTRFWIIGDRKMTSQQPAPVKMSVILTLPANRPGMLHKMLAAFGWREINLSKIESRPLKTSLGEYFFVIDLLLDRPMTLVENALQEIKMLGGESQILGCYPVLTVEETRR
- a CDS encoding cache domain-containing sensor histidine kinase, giving the protein MRKKIKEHELFAKLLFILFIGLFLQAIVISLFIYHRSRDAYIQLFNQSNDVVLKKIQSEFESLNDTIENTLAAFDSNPAVKSYFSNDPAQHMEQLQQLRTIQKMNDSLSKIHPMIDYDVLIFGENGRTFVGNDMLTAVSADSFFQSAIAQRVNERAADTQMLFAHHGLTLRDKKAPSVFFVKKLKNTLNHVYGYAVLSISSKQLANLFQSVVNPEISKISFMNEEQTIIASNEENTIGSRSMIFKKLTVGETTISNGQQLTRLPLYRQDCTLLSQVDLHSLSNQMGVIFPIILYNIVTLAFAGSLVFMYLDRHTKSIYRLIDSLKRLEEDGLKATVPVQGSHEVQLLGNTINQLLSNAQHHYEQTIQDEKKKRSLEIQTMQAQIQPHFIYNTLTSLKFLIWQKKTDEAVQGIDSFITLLRSTIGKKEEVIPVKEEIKSVQSYIDLLSMRYGERISAKIMIPDELQSLSMPNMILQPIIENAYLHAFHNKTQGFITVYGKTKNQLLLFEVIDNGDGFDTENTKQKNDHFSGIGISHVDERIRLMYGDAYGLTIQSVIGTGTTVTICLPLLPKNQSEYQK